GCCGATCTGAGCTCTGCCGAAAGAGCTCTGACTCGTAGTAACCAGAGTATGAGACGGGACATAAGAGGGGATTGGTGCATCGCCGTGAGGCCAGGGGGTGCGTCCAACCTGGCACAGAATGAGACGGCAGCGGCTCGCGGCATGGAGGTGGCGAGCTTGCTGCGTTCATAAGAGGAGGAGAATGCTCTGATTGtgaaaatgtttgcatttttattacatttgacaCAGGAACATTCACAAGACAATCATTCTCTTTGTTGCCCGCAACCGCTAAGGGGACAGACAAGTGCTTCGGACTCTTCGCGGGAGGTCCCCCGTCGAGCACGCTCCTCCCAGCGAATTAGTCAGGAACTCCACTTCGGCCGCCACGGGCGTGGGCTGCTTGATTGGTCAGATGAGAACCGGTGACGTGAAAGCGGCTGAGCAGAGCGTCTGCGGAGTACCTGGCTCATAGCACGCGAGCGCTTCTGGTCCTCCGTGAAGCACTGAATGACGGCGTCCCCGAATAAACTGGAGGGAGACAACAGAGCATTCAGGAGGGCTCTCTTGTCTGCCTCCTTGAGATCCGTCAACGTCAGCCACAGGTGACGGTGGAGCGCAACCTTGAAGCCCATGGTGCGGCTTAGTGGCGAAATCTGTGGCCGCGTGCAGGTACTTAACGCTGTCCGGGTTAGGTTCTTCCCCGTCCAGAGAACGCCGCAGCTGAGCCTGCAGCTTCTCTGATCCCTGTACGAAGCCGCCAACGACATGAGCTAGTCCTCATCTCCCGACGCGCCAAACCGGACCACCTCCACGGCTTCATCAGCGGGACGGAGGCTCTCATCCACGAAGAACACTGGAGACCCGGGGGGCCGAGACCGCTGACGGCGGGCCGATGGGCCCCGAACATAAGGTACAAATCGGCATACCGGAACACACGAGCAGAAGGATCCGATGAATTCCTCTTCTGTAGGTCGTATCCTCAACAGTTTGCAAAGGTGAGTGAAGGAGAAAGATTCTGAGGGAATGCGGTCCAGGCGGCGGGTTATATAGAGGTGCCGCCACACCCCTAAGCGCCGTCTTGACCGGCATTGGCCagttacaattttcattttactggcATTGTGCAATAAGGCTTCAGTAAAGGTTTGGAGAAGGGGATTCCCCTAGCGTTTCACGCAATGTAGAGAGACCTCTCTCGAAAGAGAACTCAACTTTTTAAAACGTGTCTCGAAACTTacgtttttgaaaatgtttaatgttcctACGGTAAATCTTAGAAACATAATATCCTACATACACCAAACTAAAACACAAATATACGCAAACAAATAGTACTAAAAAGCGCTTTTTTGTTAAAACTGGTTAAATAAAACTGGCCTATGTGCGCAAGTGcattttctttacaaagtgacATTGCCATCCACTGGCCTTGTATTGTTTTTGTGAATCTGTGTACACACAACAACGTAAATGCTTTTTGACAATGctgttgtgtgtatgtgaaacTTTATAAACATGATGGAAAATTTTTTCCATTTTACTTCATTgttagggatgggtaccgaaacccggtaTTAAACAGGCCCCGGGGCAATATTATGAAAGACCGGAGCATCGATAAGCTCCGCCCTTATCGGTTCCTCTTTCGGTCCTCAGGAAAAAAATCTTCTCCACAATAGTTTCTAATTTTCAATAACACCAAGAATTTAGTCTTTGGGGCATGCATATTCGATATTCCCAGCAGAGCACGCAAAGCGGCACGTCACGTGTCTCTCGCGCAGAACACACGAACAGCCGCACAGAAGAAAGACGCTCGTAATTCGCGACGATGGCGGAGAGAACTAAACGTTCAAAAGTGTGGTCACACTTCACCAAAGTTGATGCTGACAGTGACGATGTTCGTTACCACAAGTGCAACAAAACCTTTGCTTGCAAGGGTGGAAACACAAGTAATCTGTCAAAGCACCTGTCAAAAGTGCATCATGTACAGACAGAGCGATGCACTGTTTTTGACTGCTTAGCCCAATGTAGTTCATCTCTTGATGCCCCAAAGGATTACGGAagaatttatgaaaaatataatttcttttgttgtattttttattttatttattttgaattatttatttattgttaattatgttcattcaaataaagcaatgttaattctgttcccaatttgttttttatatcaaaaagtacTGATAAGAATACAGTTAAAGTACCGGACTGATAAGCAGTATAGATAACAGTAATAccgttaaaatcttaacgatacacATAGTTTTTGTCATTACACACCATTATTGTGTAAATATCATATTTTCTTCAGAAATCCAGGTAAGCTGTTAACCTAAATCTTTTGCTTTTCAAGATTTCCATTAAGATAAAGAAACATGAGGATGAGGCTTTATGGATTCGGATTGCTTGGGGGGATAACTTCAGCAAACCCAATCACCTCAAGCCAACATATGTTGTTCACCATCTGCATACCTCTTATGTGTTCATCTGCAACCTCGTGGCCAAACACAAGATCCTTCTATATCAGGTCACTTTGTCCTTGCATTCGTAATCAATCTCCCTCCATCTACCTCTTTGccattttacataaaatattgtgttttcaAAATCAATAATTTCAATTTAGACTATATTGTTAGCTCTTTAAGGGGGGTGGTGGGGGGGGGGTACTTGAgagatctgtttgttttctcaggactaaatacaatattaaataaatctttgtttTGGCTGTGTCTGCTGGTGTTTTCACTGGTAGGCTTTGATGGTATCCACTAAACACGGGTCAATCAAGGATGCACACCTGAGCAACAGAAGTCTTACTGCAATGAGGACTCTCCTACTGAGACATTATCAGCAGGTAACCTTATATTTTGcaaagttttgttttctgttttcaatTTATCAAAGTAACGTCTatttattagggatgtaacggtattgtaaatatcgaagtatcgcgatagcattttttttcgatactatcgtggtcgcatgacgatagatcttccaggcaaagtgtagttttttcagccgaatggagcgagttgagggaagtgggaactacaattcccatcaacccactcgtgcccatcatcctctccgctctgctgccgcccgctacagatcaagttgagcgaaaatggcggatgccgctagtggcatagaaacggatttacaaattgttgaagctagggctgggcggaatgacggaatattccgttatttttctattccatgtattccgcggaatgtaaataagtaggcgtggttaactcgacgctctgcaaattaggcgctattctgaaaaaaactaatgaattaatccacccgtaacaaatgaacgtatcaaacattcttttgaccatctttcagtctgtagtttagtgatccgctccagtccggcgcttctctcactcgcagtgctcgtgcagggatctgcgccagcatttaaaaaagctcattctcaacacgtatttcagaagtcaggttgttttgaaaagctgttaatagttttataaagtttaacttcaggtgagccaaggtgaaacttgcgttgaaatgcgcgatgatgctcgagaacgcgtgagcgctttgatgtgacgcgcttctacctccagttttgggagacgcgtgaggagtcaccagagactcgtagtgcaaaaacaagcccgagaataaacaaacctaaagacagagtcgcaacacactaaaagtgctcatctaatagagagtgaagagcgataacgacctacagtacagaccccatgaacaccagtttagtcatatactgtactctcattgtttgtgcatattcatactttattgttatatatgttgtctatcttcctactgtatacatatgatatagccagaagataaatatgaataaataatacatctgattatcagaacttaatttgatatctttagtacattttcataacttacctacattttaactatggtgagcatttaaatgaactgtaataaataaattagttaaatcaatctaagaaaaatgaggtataaaatatagaattataatgggagattgtttcatgaaatatatcgttaccgtgaaataaaattactcattccttgaaatagatttttgtccattccgcccacctctagttgaagctaaagcgaattataaatcacatgtgtggaagcatttcggttttcccgtaacaagaaacgagaaaaggtgacggacagacaaaaaaaaaatatgcagacactgccagactgcggtgaagtacaattcggggaatacgactaatatgaagagccatttgttacatcaccccaaaaagtttcatgatgatacgaggagaaaaaaaaatagcagtgagtgaagcagtgaatgaggtgagtgtgtgagtgaaacagtgaatgaggcgagtacctgactggttgtgagttgttaaaagttgacaaacaactcaaacttttttcatttaaattttttcatgtttcatgttctcaatttttatgttattaatttttatgctattatattactgttctttgcactttaaaattacctaatctaaaaataataaatgtgatctttgttcagtcatagtttaataaacgcttatgccacatttttccaagtcttcatttgttttgtttttttcctgcacaaaatccaataaatatcgtatcatagtcttcatatcgaggtactatcgtatcgtgaaatgttgataccgttacatccctactatttatactttttacCATAACTTGACaatactttttgataatatctttttcttttttgataGGTTTTTCCTAACAATTACTCAAGGATCTTAGATGAAGGAAACACTTGTCCCTCTCGTATGTACCTGATTATTGTTTgcatcaatgttttttttttaaatgcaatgcTTTTAAAACTTGTTCACGTTTAACATTTGTGCATAAGAACTgtgatgtattgtttttttttgtattttgaacaTCTTTGTAGTGTAATGTTCTTTGTGCctaaaagcaaacattttacTTAAATAGTTTGTGCTTTActacttttcctttaaaatggaCTCATCCTTGTTCCAATGTTTAAGACACTATGTATGCGTTAACTTATATTTTAACTGTAATACAGATCCCTGTATTGAAAAAGAACATGCTGCCCATGAAGAAAGAAGGGATCAGTTGGCCTCTGAAGCATTTGGGGACAGCCCTACTCTAAAGCTGGAGACAGCTGTGTATAGAGTATGTGGATGAAATACATTTATGACCTTACATCAGAGTTAGTGTAGTTATTAGTGTACCGTACTAGTAATAGTATACATGTAGTTTAAAGTAACCACACATACAGCTAAACAAGATGTCTTACATAAAACATTGAGCTTCAATAAACatgcttttgtgtttgtttccaGCTCGAGACGAGATACAGGGGAAATGTCAAGACCACCTTCAGTGACGAGGAGGAATTATTCAGAGGGGTTGTTAAGTTCTCAAGCACCAGTCTGCTACAGTCCTTGCGACATTGTGTTGCTTCAGGTGAGAGGTGTTAAAGACCTTGTGGAggagacttttttattgtccgtcattttgactgacaggctcgtaaaaaatccatcataatctattattacccgtcactatggtgcaaggtggcgttaggtggtaattagtatgttcgtgacatcatcacgttgtacttgcgtctcggaacttgttgcattttaatacaactgaatgcccaataaagccgttgttgtttatattcatctatatatttaatgtttatgttcatatgtgattcgatctgggaaaacctgACACATGGGGGAAATTTATATAttagtttttgataccatattcaagccctttccaaatcaaaaagtttttattttgcttataccttgtgtatgtaacaaaagttatggctgaggtcggctgaagcactaggattttcaggaacggaatttggaggaaaacgggtttaaagttaagtgatgaaaaagaatcacaacagtccagtatcacaagtccagtggtaaaagacttactctaataacaatttaataaaaaaacatttcctagtgttgaagtctataaaaatactgtacaaaaccgtttgaataaaacgaaagtaaggaaaatggtgcagggcacacttaaagaatgaGAGCTCTGCCGTTAtaactacacaaggaaactcgCAAACATTatggacaacaactaataagcagtgaagcaagttttacattgtttatcatgtgcatagtgtctggacttttgatcatcccttgtatgttttgcgatcgcggtccggctcgcatgagcagcggaccggggataactcccggtgctgcagacggggagctcttacacaggactggcgggaaatgtgcattgatactccttcattcttcatgttatgtggtttactttgataggtgtccCAGCACGACATCCGACGGgctttcccagatcgcatcacatatgtctagtcagtaacaatgacaggtgaaaacacgcacgacCCTttgcgagcatatcacgctctaatcaagggaaacggggagttacaaattgccctcattgtaatccgtcaaaatgacggatgGACAACCTTCAGGTTTTtctgtcactggtaaaaaaaaatctgtcaatgacagagaattttcggttaacgcgacctcttgTACatacacgtacaggaatatctggaccatggccaatcagaggggggtccgcccttcattatctctgattggtttagaccacgatatgggcctaatgtgtgtctgttgttgaatcacagggagactttgagtcgcagagactttttttcacCCACGAAtggcaccggtgcgacctcagattttttttagtcgcaccattgagaaataaggtcgcactctagagccctgcataGTATCTCAAAGATACAGGCATATGACACTAGGTAGGATATGACAAGTTTGATATCAAAGTACTCTGATTGAGCCAACAAATGCAGAATttagttccaaaatgagaactataaaaattgttttttattgtgcattccaattgatatcaattagggatgcaccgataagATTTTTTgggccgataccggttttaacaaacaactatctgccgataccgatattgGTCAATTGCACACAGTACTATACAATGCTAGCTAGTTTTTCTGCATTCAATTAATTTTACTGAACATGAATTGgatccatttaacatttaacaagtgtaaatgtgcctaaatgtaaatgcaagttAAGATAAAATTACAATAAGAGAACATGACAATCTTCAAAGGTGATTTTTCCTATccaatatttcttttattaaaaacattaactcaaatttgacttaaaatggaacatttctttaataaatctAAATGAAGTCTGCTATTTACAGTAATTATTTTGCTCAGAGATATTCAGACATCCAACTCATTGCCTCCATGCAGTTAATTAATAAACTAGGGCCCTATGAAATCTGTTTTGTTCCCTTTCAAGTTGGTCTCCCTACATTGCGTATAGCTCACGCTATGGGGGTTACCCCTCCTTCCTGAAATACTGAAGCTTGATTGCATCGCGTCGGTAAATTTTACTGGCCAATGTCGTTCGAGCGCCGAGCTATGGGCGGAGCCACCCACTATATAGGTCTGCGTCGAGCGGAATTGACTCAGATTCTTTCTCCTTCTCGAAGCAAGCATCAACTAAAGATTACAGATTACTTCTCGCAGTTGACGATGCTAACAAGAGGACGCAGTTTACATGTTCCCCTTTGGCAATCCGGCAAGAGGATTAGACACAAGAATTGGAGTCTGGCCCCTCTTCATCCAGTTACTGGAGCATCTTGGCTTGAAAAGCCTGGAGAACGGCCATCGTATGAACCGTCGACGGCGCTTGGCCGGCTGCCATGTATGCTTTCTCAGCCAGGAGGTTGATAGTGCGATAGGGGCTTAGAAGGCAGTAACAGAGTGGATTTCCACCCACGTGCAGCCGGACAGAGGTGAGTCGCGACTGCCTCTTCGATAGGCGGCGGATTCGAATAACCCATGTAACTCCAATGTAATGCAGCGCTTGCCCCTCTCAAGCAGAGTGGAATGTGCGTCATGAATTATCTGGACGATTGGCTCGTTATAGCCCAGTCAAGAGATGTACTGGAGAACCACAAGCGCCAGCTTCTGGGGCACATGGAGAGTCTGGGGCTGGATATCAACGTGCAGAAGAGCAGGCTGCGCCCCACACAGAGCATTACATTAGGAATGAATTTGGATTCACGCTCTATGAGAGCGCATCTTTCTCAGGAATCTGTGCAGTCTTTGGTCAGCACTCTCGCCTCGTTCAGACCGGGAAGAGAGCTGTGTTTCTGAAGAGTTTTCAGAGACTGTTGGGGTTTATGTCGGCAGCGGCGGTGGTATGCCGGCTCGGACTTCTGCATATGAGATAGGGCTGTGctatttggggaaaatatctaattgcgatatttttgacagacattgcgattgcaatttgatttgcgattttaacttttctaattcaagcttcagctcaatattgttgtgtggagcacagtatgggtatagttaccctgctgaaagaaaatgacaacaaaaaacattacagaaattctaattgtttccattaaaaccattacaaaattaatttttgtagtgtgttttgggcattattcaaatagggcttactgttgttcaattggttcccaacttccagattacatcacaccaatagaatccaaataccagtgtacactattatactttccattaaaacaaatacaactcccactgtaacccttaaatccataacattttctattgttagtgaattattaaaatagttcataggttacataggctgatttataatttaagtatgtgggattttttaaaacaagtagaaaatgtgctgaatgtttaatttcatccaagtgaaatcagcaaaacagttagatagaatttacatttgtttgaaacgcggagattgtgtgagttgacacagggtgcgcgcctGCGGGGGCCGGACTCCAATTCTTTCAAGAAGCTGCGCTCTGTATGGGCAGCCTGGTCACACTgaagaggcatctctggctgaCGCTGACAGAGATGAGGGAGTCTGAGAAAGCCCAGCTGTTAGACGCACCCATTTCTTCCCAAGGCTTATTCGGCAACGTGGTGGGCTCCTTCTCGGAGAAGTTTGTGGAGGCTTAGAAGCAGTCAAAAGCCTTAAGCAATTTCCTGCCTAAGAGAGAGCGGCCGGCCGCAGCTCCGCCGCTATCCAGATCTTCGTCGTCACAAGAGAGCCCTCTGTTCCTCATGTGGGCATGAGGATGGACACAGAGCCAGCTGTGAGACTGAAGGCAAGGCAGCCACGGTACCCGAAGAAGGCGGGGCCCTGTCCTTTGAAACCGGTGCCGGACCCACAACAAAGTTCCTGATGGGAGTGTTGTGAGGAGGAAGTGGACGAGGAGCTGGCGAGCAAGAAAGTTCGTCTTGCTGTGTTGAATCCGTCTGTTCCCTTGCATGCCGCAGGTGACGGCGAAAAATGTTTGACatgttttatttgcaaaaaagatCAAACCAAACAATATTCACACTCGGAGCTCTTTTCCTCCTCACTGTGTTTTCCGTTTGCGCCATGTATGCGGAGTCCCGCTCTCAAGCGGTGTTCCGCAGGGCACGAGCCCAGTGTGCTGTCTCGGTCTGAGCACGAGTGCTCCCTCGACGCATACCGATGGACCAGCCGGTGTAGCAGACAGCTCTGTCATCGGATGGTGGCTCATTCCGGATGTCACAACACGTTTCGACCCCTCTCGCGCTATGTGGATGCGTGACGCGCGTTTCAAGGAGTGTTGAAGTGGGTAATGCGCACAGTCATAAGCGGATACACACTTCAGCTTGCACGCAGACCACCCCGTTTCAACGGTGTGATGATTTTGGATGTGCCAGACAAAGATGCGCCGGTCTTACGAGCAAAGATTCTTTCTCTCCTAGAGAAGCAGGCGATAGAAGTTCCCACGGAGGATGTGGAGAGCGGTCTTTACAGCCGTGACTTCCTAGTCCCCAAAAAGGGCAGGGTTCTTTTCTGGATTTGAGACCGCTGAATCGTGCGTTGGCGAAGCGCTTATTCAAAATGATAACAGTAAAACAGATCCTCGTGCATATTAAGCCCAGGGACTGGTTTATATTGGTGGATCTAAAAGACGCCTATTTTCTCATCTAGATAGCCCATCGTCACAGACATTTTCTGAAGTTTGCGTTCGAAGGCACAGCGTACCAGTTCATAGTTCTCCCATTCGGGCTGGCGTTGGCTCCGAGAACGTTCACAAAGTGTGTAAATGCAGCGCTTGCCCCTCTCAAGCAGAGTGGAATGTGCGTCATGAATTATCTGGACAATTGGCTCATTATAGCCCAGTCAAGAGATGTATTGGAGAACCACAAGCGCCTGCTTCTGGAGCACATGGAGAGTCTGGGGCTGGTTGTCAACATGCAGAAGAGCAGGCTGCGCCCCACACAGAGCATTACATTAGGAATGAATTTGGATTCACACTCTGAGAGCGCGTCTTTCTCAGGTGTGCAGTCTTTGGTCAGCGCTCTCGCCTTGTTCAGACCGGGAAGAGCGGTGTTTCTGCAGAGTTTTCAGAGACTGTTGTGGGGCTTATGTCGGCAGCGGCGGTGGTCTGCCGGCTCGGATTTCTGCATATGAGACCACTTTAGCTATGGCTGAAATCCCGAGTGCCGCACAGGGCGTGGTGCGACGGCTGGTTGCGCATCATGGTGACCCATGGATGTAGGCGGATGCTGGCTGCCTGGGTCAACACAAATATGTACGAGCAGGGAGTTCAGATGGGCAGAGTGGTCAGCAGAAAATTTGTCACTGTGGACGTGTTGTTGACTGGCTGGGGAGCCCTTTGCGAAGGCAGACAGGCTTATGGTGCTTGGACAAGCGCTCAAGCGACATGGCATATAAACTGCCTAGAGCTGAAGGCAGTATCTTTAGCTTTGCAAAGCTTCCTCCCTCTCATAAAGGATCGACATGTCCTGGTTCGGACAAACAACACGACGGTGGTGTCCTATATCAATCATCTGGGGGGCATTCGCTCGCGCTCACTTCAGAGGCTGTTGGAGCATCTCCTTTTGTGGGCAGACGGGAACCTCCTGTCGATTTGGGCAGTACATGTTCCTGGCAGTCAGAACTGCGGCGCAGACATGCTGTCCAGAGGCGGTCCGGTTCACGGGGCATGGAGGTTACATCCGCAGACTGTGCAGTTGATCTGGAGCCTGTTTGGAGAGGCGGAGATTGATTTGTTTGCCTCAGAGGAGAATATGCACTGCCGGCTATTCTTCTCATGCTCTTTCGAGTCGCTGGCCCAAGGGGCCGAAATATGCTTTTCCCCCAGCGAAAATT
This sequence is a window from Triplophysa rosa linkage group LG4, Trosa_1v2, whole genome shotgun sequence. Protein-coding genes within it:
- the cenpn gene encoding centromere protein N, with protein sequence MDEQTRFVLRRIFKKIPSRNIEDLLKNWNCLTADQLRALDYTRPKWTLVENIISFCEERRLNLKHITNLEMINRIKNPDSDTWHTCQLVEAQDDALFVELTQFKEQLKAYLEGVIRHISIKIKKHEDEALWIRIAWGDNFSKPNHLKPTYVVHHLHTSYVFICNLVAKHKILLYQALMVSTKHGSIKDAHLSNRSLTAMRTLLLRHYQQVFPNNYSRILDEGNTCPSHPCIEKEHAAHEERRDQLASEAFGDSPTLKLETAVYRLETRYRGNVKTTFSDEEELFRGVVKFSSTSLLQSLRHCVASGMVEGSVTPLLSAITQKGRNYFVITDKGPGVSS